tatttacagcatacttaggcatttctcaatatgttttaagtacagcagacttcatctgagggagggatctgtacctgttgtctgtggcaagtcagtagATGAGGTAGATGTAAGTACATCCAAATTGTCACgcctgccacagactctgtagttcctttctctgattctgccgttcccgtctatggacaatccccggtccggaactacacctcccagcatgccccTGTCAACACCACGCgctcggactcagccaaccgtGGCTCACTCGGGCgttctacgtcaccggaattttagactgtgttcaggtgtttgtaatttagttttagtataaatatcagtatgtttgtctcgcgtgtcgcgaggtattttccctgtatttccagcgatatactgagcgttcttCTTCCGTCTATATTACCTGTGTATgacctttgttttgttctttttcgactacgtttctgccttacccttttgttctgtttgttttgtgattttctggtttattgaactctgcttctgttttatggtttcgttttcggtttgtgattcggctctgatgttttggttggttgtttttctggctttgacccacgcctgttatcggACTACCCTATcagcttacgtgctttataataaagcctcgttttgtttttaccgcgagcgtctgactcccgtctgtggcgttacagaaTACCTCGCCACAATGCAGACGACAGATTTCGAGGCTCTTAAAAACGCGGTTAGTAATCAGAATAAGACGCTACTACAACACCAGCAGCTTTTCGAGGGATTTTCTCAGTCTGTTACTGCTATGACTCAGCGTCAGGGAGATCAGCAGGACCAGCTGGCTCAGGTGATTGAAGGTATGAAGCAGTTATCTTCTCAGTTACAAACTTTGGGTGCTTCTGCTGTTCAGTCTGCTCCCAGTCCTGCTTTAGCTCAGAATGTTCCTAGCCACGCTTTTCCTGTAAGTAAACCTGACAAGTTTGATGGCTCTCCTAATTTGTGCAGGGGTTTTTTGTTGCAGTGttccattttttttagtaattctcTCCCTAGCTCTGATAACTCTCGTATTGCGTTTGTAGTTTCCCGCATGACTGGTAAAGCGCTAGATTGGGCTACAGCTGTATGGTCTAACATACAATCTTGTACTTATGAGCAGTTTGTTGAACAGCTTAGTACTGTTTTTGATCATCCACGTGAAGGCAAGTCTAGTGGAGAATTACTGTCGAAACTCAAGCAAGGTAATCGGTCTGTAGCTGAGTATGCTTTAGAATTTAGAACTCTGGCAGCTAGTAGTGGGTGGAATGAGCCAGCTTTAGAGGTAATGTTTCGAAATGGTTTGAATGCTGATGTGCTAACTGAGCTAGCTTGCAAAGATGATAATCTTGCTCTTGATGATTTGATTAAGTTAGCTATTCGTCTAGATCAGCTATTGCGTGAACGTAGACCCAGAATTTTTTTTCAAAACGCTGGTTCAGTTACCCATAGACCCCCCTCAAACACCACTCTCCCTTCTCCTCCTCAAACACCTCTGCACCATCGTGACCTGGACATGCTCCCGGAGCCCATGCAGTGTGACTCTTCCCATCTGTCTCCAGAAGAAAGACTTCGTCGTCTACATGGTGGTCTATGTATGTACTGTGGCGGGGCTGGTCACGTTTTACGTGATTGTTGGTCCCGTGCGCGTAGACGTCAGGCGCTGACCCCTGGAAAGCGCGTGGAGCCTACTCCACGCGCTAAAGTGGTGAGTCTTATCACTCAGGGGTTAGTTTCACGGTCTTTCTTATTACCTGTTGCCctccttctgtttctgttttctcagCCCTGATTGACTCCGGTGCAGAGGGAAATTTCATCAACAAGAACATCGTGGATCAGCTGAGGATTGATACTTCACCATTGGAATTGGCACTGAAGGTTTCTGCACTGGATGGGGTCCCGTAGGTTCTGGAACTATTTCCTACAAGACTGAGCCTGTTAAAGTAGCTACAAGTTTTCTCCATGTAGAATTTATTAGTTTCTTGGTTCTTGACACCTCAGAATTCCCCATAATCTTAGGGTTACCCTGGTTAGAGGAACACAATCCCAAGATCTCATGGTCTGACCAAGAACTGCTTTCCCGGTCCCCTTTTTGTTTTGAAAATTGTTTAACATCTCCTGTTTTGTCTGCTGGTACCACTTTCATCGAAAACTCTGAAAAGTCTGTTCAGATTCAGATTCCTCCTGAATATCTTGACCTAAAGGAAATTTTTAGTAAAGTTAATGCCACCAAACTTCCACCCCACAGAGTATATGACTGTACTATTGAGCTCCTTGATGGGGCCAACCTACCCAAGTCTAGAGTGTATCCTCTTACCCAAGCTGAAGGGAGAGCCATGGAGGAATATATAGAGGAGTtcctagctcagggtttcatccgaCCTTCTAAATCACCTGCTGCCTCTGGATTTTTCTTTGTACAAAAGAAGGATGGAGGTTTACGTCCTTGCATAGACTATAGAGGTCTGAATCAGATAACCAAGCCTTACCCCTATCCTCTGCCTCTCATTCCCGTAGCCCTAGAACAGCTAAGAGGAGCCACCATTTTTACTAAGCTAGATCTCAGAAGTGCTTACAATCTAGTTCGTATTAAAGAAGGTGATGAATGGAAGACCGCTTTTGttaccactagggggcactacgAGTACCTAGTTATGCCTTTTGGTTTACGTAATGCGCCTTCTGTCTTCCAGGCATTTATTAACGACATATTTCGTGACATGATTGgccagtttgtatatatatattgtatatattgacgACATCTTGATCTACTCTATTCGTTTGAAAATCACATCTGTCAGGTCCGTCAGGTACTCACAAGACTGCTTGAACACCAATTATATGTCAAGGgagagaaatgcgagttccatctCTCTTCTATTACTTTTCTTGGATACATCATTGGTCCAACGGGTATCACCATGGACGACCACAAGGTCGAAGCTGTTGTTAGTTGGCCCCAACCTAAATCAGTTAAAGAGCTCCAGAAGTTCCTAGGGTTCGCTAATTTCTATCGTAGGTTTATTAGAAATTTCAGCAACATTGCGGCTCTCCTCACGGCTCTTCTGAAAGGAGTTACCAAAACTCTAGTATGGACCAGTCAAGCTGAGCAGGCTTTCCAATCTCTTAAAGACTCGTTCACTTCAGCCCCCGTACTTAAACACCCCGATCCTAGTCAACCCTTTGTAGTAGAGGTGGATGCTTCTGAAACTGGGGTGGGTGCAGTTTTATCCCAGAGGTTAGGTAATCCCGAGAAGCTACACCCTGTAGCTTTTTTCTCACACAAGCTCACACCCACTGAGAGAAACTACAGTATTGGCGATAGGGAACTGTTAGCCATGAAACTTGCATTTGAAGAATGGAGACATTGGTTAGAGGGGGCCAATCATCCGTTTATGGTGTTGACTGACCATAAGAACCTGGAATATCTGAATTCTGCTAAAAGATTAAACCctcgtcaagctcgttggtccctATTTTTCTCCCGCTTCAATTTTTCCCTGTATTCCCTGTGTTACACAAATAATGAGTTtagtgcttctatcgcagttaaacATGTTGAAAAAAACTTgttcagcaacagcttatttgcataaaagtgacagagcccttaaacggctcattctgaaaggggctgaaactggtaagaatagagctggtgagagcTCTATAGAAtctatgtgagagtgattttgtataaagaacttcatgaacatgttttgtacagaCCATAGACCTTTTATTATAACTTGCATAAAAAGAGTGAAAATATCTGCCCTTTTAAATTGAAATTACAACAAAAGTTTAAGCCTAAATACCAACAAATTACTTTGATTTCTCATTTTATTCAGCAACAAGTGAGAAATAATTAATATCAAAACACctgcaaatgcaaaaaaatgacatttacaaTAAAGCATACACTTACTTTAAGCAAAACTTACATCacaataacagtaaaaatatacatttaaaaatacaaaaaaatgtgttttaccaAAAGTAATGTGATATTTGGCCACGCCCACCACTAATACCTTACAGTATTAGACCGACCTCTCTTTAgtggtttttaaaaaatatatatctgccATTTCTTTCATGTGAATCATGTGAATACCCACATTTAACATACAACAGAAGAACACATCTTCCTGCACATGTTAAAAAACTAACAGGTCAATCCAGAACAAATCTGTGGTATTTATGCTGCGTTCCATTTAAACTCAAGTGTCAAgcaatgaagtacaaatactactTCATTATCtgacttaagtagaaatgttggttatctatactttattggAGTAATTCTAATTTTTctgacgactttttacttctatttcttacatttccacacaattatctgaactttctacttcttacattttaataaaaatagcctaaaaatactcctatttcatttcagttcgtttttattcctgcttctcatcgttcaataaaacccccatccagataaatctctccatccagatagagtgatgagatctgattgtgattggatgtagagaagtataaatatataccattctgactccctattggtttatactgtgatccatcacatctgcacccccccccccacacacacacacacacacactccagcaagaacatagcaggcGTATGTagactagtatgaagatgatccgtgcagagactcaaaagaactccagacaaactccagtccaactaaacttctttaatatatttacattcttctgtatgtaaaatacattcatttttaataaaagcataTATGAAGCTAAAACACTAGAGagactagtgcatcccaaatgtatcaaaattattattttttttatttatatataatttatttttaatttttcccattttctccccaatttacacggccaattacccaacccactcattaggactccaccaatcactagtaatgccccaacacaccaggagggtgaagactagcacatgcttcctctgatacatttgaagtcagccaccacttcttttcgagctgctgctgatgcagcattgccgagcagcatcacagcagactcggaggaaagcgcagcgactcggttctgatacatcagctcacagacgccctgtgctgcagacatcaccctaggagtgatgtggggagagagtgccatctacccacccggagggagcagggccaattgtgctccctctgagcgccggcagcttgatgacaaagctgcatgagcgggggttcaaacctgcgacctcccgctcatagtggaccactcagcgccccttcaatattaacattttaataatataacattatagtcattatggcttttggaaaacgtgttttggggagggggtagtgcactataagactctgtgggcgtggcctaagcttttgtccttaatggctttattttttccccttatattacttttacttttgtactttaagtagttttgaaagcagtacttttactcttttacttaaagagtaaaacgcttgagttgatacttcaacttctacagaagtaaaccctagtatctactgtataattctacctacagagtaatgaatggagatacttttcacaccatTGTTGTGTTGTTAAATTACTTTTCCACACATTACTGTTGAATGTCTGTGCACCTGTAGACGTGTAGATGTTTTTAATGATGGttggatgtgcaaaatactgCATAATGTGTTGCTATCTATGCTATCAATCATCATTAACAAAGCTTAACCTGGGGCAATGCTAACAGCGCTATCTTGGGACATAGAAAGTGGACacacagctccggaaaaaatgaagagagcccctctgtttctgaatcagtttccttgattttattatttataggtttatgtttgagtaaaatgaatattgttgttttattctataaactacagataacatttctcccaaattccaaataaaaatattgtcatttagagcatttatttgcagaaaattagaaatgactgtaataacaaaacaaaaaaagatgcagagctttcagacctcaaataatgtaaagaaaacaagttcagattcataaagttttaagagtttggtggaataaccctggtttttaatcagtttttttcatgcatcttggcatcatgttctcctccaccaatcttacacactgcttttggataactttatgcctttactcctggtgcaaagatttaagcagttcagtttggtttgatggcttgtgatcatccatcttcctcttgattattttccagaggtttttaatttggtaaaatcaaagaatctcatcatttttatgtgatcacttatttttttccagagctataaatGATTGTGAAACCAGGTGCTGTAAACCCAGAAATTCTTCAGCTAACTGCtgtttgtaaatgttttaaaatagtgtaTAATCATCTGAACGTTTAACTGGAACGCCGTCAAACTGGGAGGGACTTAATTCCCAGACTCTACATCCAATTACAGAgttaaatggaacacagcattacTGCATCTAATGAGGTTTCATACCAGTCTTCTCCAAGGTGAAACAGGAAATTGGAAACAGGGATCATTATAAAGCTCCTAATTGCCAGTTTAATGATTGGGTTTGAAGTTAATTAGTAATGTGTTTTGTGATACAGATCAATGTTTCAGCCCATAAATGAAAAACCACAAATCAAACatattttatgatatatttatattactctatacaataccagtcaaacgttACAAAAATACTGAAgagattcagactatgaaggaacacataaagaatcatgtagtaacttaaaagtgttaaacaaacctaaatactctgtgaagaagcatttagctgctcttatctgtggagctgttaactgatgaacttatcctgtgcaacagagagagctcctgctcttcctttcctggggcggtcctgatgagagccagttccatcatcataaagtttttgatggtctatgcggtaactgcacttgaggatactttcaaagtgcTTGAAATGTTTTAGGATCGACtgaacttcatttcttaaagacatttttttccttttacttagttgagtagttcttgcttttcataatctggattagaacattactcaaatagagctattcactgtataccaactcaagtaattaactcttgacgagttcagcacagctgttaactgaaagactgaattccagatgactctatctcataaagctgactgagaaaatccagccaagatgtgctactttgcaaaatctaaaatataaaacatattctggtttgtttaacacttttttttttttaatctacaatataggACCTTTTAAAATATCGAAAAAACGTAACTGGTGTTGTATATAAATCATTTTAGAGATGTGTCCTCTTCAAATTTCATTCATTCCTTCTCACGGCATCCTCATGATTGCGCTTGTaaattttttaacagttttaatttttaatcatgCTGTTTTAATATCTTAATCAGCAGTCCACCTCACCCCAGGAGCAAGACAAGACCAATTCCAAATTAATTCCAATGTTAGACGAGACCTAAACCAATCATTTATGATCTGGAGGCAGGTCTTGAGGCCACAACACTACAGTAGTACTCAGTACTGGCAGATACTTGACACTCTGGTGAAAAAACGTGAAATTGGTGTATCCTTAATTGATATATGATTGTTTGTTGCAGAAATTAGcagcttatttatttgtttatttaaaacttGATTGTTTTAAATTGAAAAGAAGAGATAAGAgagttgtattgttttttttgtttgtttgtttgtttgtttgttttttgcttcttTTCACCGGATTCAGTGACTGACTTTTGAGAGATGACAATAAGAGAGAGCTTCAGTCCTGGAAGACCAACCCTTTTGTGACTCATGATCCTTTCATCCATGTTTTTCACTCAAAAgggaattttatatatttatcttcacCTCTGGTTGCTACACTTTACTTCAACATTCCTTTCCATTCCTTTCGCATCTTTACCTCCTTTATTTCACGGttgagcagataaatatgaaGACGTTGTCTGAATGTaggaaatacatatatatatatatatatatatatatatatatatatatatatatatatatatatatcttttccCCAGACGGTAATGTAAGATGTAGATTGTGAAATGGCGTTTGCCTACATTCAAAGCGGAGCAGTGTTGTGGTTCCGCACCTTCTGATCTAATCCcgggattctctctctctctctctctctctctctctctctctttctggagcCTCTGAAGAGCGAATTGTCTTTGAATAAAATTCACTCGAAACAAGCAGAACAAGATAAGAGCGGCCTCTTATATAACACGCGACACAGAAGCGAAAGAAAGGAAAAGCAGCGCTTGGGAGCATGAGCGAATGCTCACACCAGCGCATATGTGTTCACCTTTCCGGGGGTTCTCCTTTTGAAGATGCTCATTAAAGACGGCTTCAAGATGTTCTATTCAGTGCATGGTTTTTAGTTTTTCCTTTATCCTCGTTCTCCaaggccctctctctctctctctctctctctctctcgttctctctctgtctcgttcTCTCCGAGCCTCCTGTGGAGCTCCTTTGGGAAGCTTAGCGAGGCttggcttagcttagcttagcgttcCTCAGTGCACAGCTACCGTGACGGGCAAAAGCTCTCTGGAGGACTGGGACTGCGGGACTCCGTCAGGGGCCAATCGCATGCTCACGCTGCCGTCCGCCATGCCCGGCTCAGCCCTCATGTCCCTGTGGCCCGGCCGGATGGCTACAATAAACTGCCTCTTAAAGGTCTCGCTCAGTACGATGTACAGCAGTGGGTTGATGCAGCTGTTAGCGTAGCCCATGCTAATGGCGATGTTGTAAGCGCAGAGGAAGGCGAAGCTCGGCCGTTGGACGCCGAGATGTGCCAGCTGTAAGATGTAATACGGTGCCCAGCAGATGAAGAACGCCAAGCAGATGGCGACGGCCATTCTCGTGACCTTCCTGGTTCGCACTCGAAGGCTTCTTTGGGGAAGAGGAGCTACAGTGGCGGCCATGTTTTTTAGGATCTTGAAGAACACCACACAGATGACCACCAACGGCAAAGCGAACGTCAGCACGAACTGGTAAAGGGTAAACCAGTAGGTGTCTGTAGAAGGGTTGGGTAGAAGAAGGGCGCAACCCACAGAGCCGTCCCTCAAGGGCATGAGGCCGGCATACATCCAGACCGGCGTGATGGACAGCAGGGACAGTATCCACACCAGGCTGACCACAGAGACGGCCATGCACGGCGTGCGTACGTGGTTGAAGCGGATGGGGTGCACCGTGGCCAAGTACCGGTCCAGCGTCATCACCGTCAGGATGTAGGTGCTGACCGTCTGGCTGTTGGAGTCCAGCGCGGTGATGACGGTGCACATGGTGGCGCCGAAGCACCAGGAGCCGTTCCCCACCAGCTGGTGGATGAGGAACGGCATGCCCAGCAGGAACAGGAGGTCCACAATGGACAGGCTGAAGATAAAGATGTCCGGCACGGTCTGCTGAGCCCGGAACTTGGTCTTCTTGACGATGGTGTAGATGACGATGCAGTTCCCGATGATGCCCACGAAGCAGATGACGCCGTAGATGCTCGGCATGAAGACATTGTGGTAGGGCTCGCTGGTCTCTGTAGGGAAAGAGGAGAGAATGTTAGAGGTATGTGAAGAATGgttcaacaaaaaaataagatttactgcaaaaatatacacatttttaaacacaAGAAGGATTTTGGTGCTCTTTCTCAGACATGAATTTAGCCTAAAGCGGAATATCATAATCTATAATTGAACATTAGCTATGCCAATTACAGGAGATGTATGGGGGATTACACTAGATCAGCAGCATACTGTATATCTATTTTAACCATTAATCCTTTTATCCACTTATGCTGAGGCTCGTAACTCTGatggactcttgctctttctttcctgatgagagtcagtttcatcataatgcttttAATGGTCTTCGCATTGATTGCACttcaggatacttttaaagttcttgaaatctttcgaattgactgaccttcattagtatttagtatttttttctttacttagttgagtagttcttgcttcttataatatggattagaacattactcaaataaggttattcactgtatacctgtaactctacctcttcactactttacaactgatgctctcaaacacaagtaattaactcttgacaagttcagcacagctgttaactgaaagcttgaattccaggtgactctacctcataaagctgactgagaa
The sequence above is drawn from the Astyanax mexicanus isolate ESR-SI-001 chromosome 19, AstMex3_surface, whole genome shotgun sequence genome and encodes:
- the mchr1b gene encoding melanin-concentrating hormone receptor 1; the encoded protein is MSIKLEMDFVSEPDENSSLQYSSSGTVRAETSEPYHNVFMPSIYGVICFVGIIGNCIVIYTIVKKTKFRAQQTVPDIFIFSLSIVDLLFLLGMPFLIHQLVGNGSWCFGATMCTVITALDSNSQTVSTYILTVMTLDRYLATVHPIRFNHVRTPCMAVSVVSLVWILSLLSITPVWMYAGLMPLRDGSVGCALLLPNPSTDTYWFTLYQFVLTFALPLVVICVVFFKILKNMAATVAPLPQRSLRVRTRKVTRMAVAICLAFFICWAPYYILQLAHLGVQRPSFAFLCAYNIAISMGYANSCINPLLYIVLSETFKRQFIVAIRPGHRDMRAEPGMADGSVSMRLAPDGVPQSQSSRELLPVTVAVH